Proteins from a genomic interval of Ralstonia wenshanensis:
- a CDS encoding MFS transporter, translated as MPSEYVQSACALRPRRLPLSARAATMALFFANGATFATWGVHIPTVKARFGLSEASLSLAMFMVAAGAIVAMKFAGKWAARVGTRRASVQGGVAFGVMTGLLMLMPSYPALLAVLLLFGITNAGFDVAINAQAATVEANHHKPIISSLHGMFSLGGMVGAAVGGVLLELGVPPAVHCGGMALVTMAAALCAGPFMLPDHVHAEGEPAHPTTGRTLFLLGVLAFLGLVGEGAMYDWTTVYMREIAQSPEAVASAGYAAFSGGMALARFGGDFARGRWGNMRVLGGSGVLATGGILLALLWPAPIAVLTGFALMGVGAANMVPIFFITASRLPGVPAAEGIATVARFAYVGLLIGPVIIGLIAHRSDLRWGLSVVALTMALIAVMGPSAIRQPERH; from the coding sequence ATGCCTTCCGAATACGTCCAATCTGCCTGCGCGTTGCGGCCTCGCCGGCTTCCCCTGTCGGCTCGCGCGGCGACGATGGCCCTCTTTTTCGCCAACGGTGCAACGTTTGCGACGTGGGGCGTTCACATTCCGACGGTGAAGGCGCGCTTCGGTCTGTCCGAGGCATCGCTGTCGCTGGCGATGTTCATGGTGGCCGCCGGTGCCATCGTCGCGATGAAGTTTGCGGGCAAGTGGGCGGCGCGCGTGGGCACGCGGCGCGCGAGTGTGCAGGGCGGCGTGGCATTTGGTGTCATGACCGGGCTGCTCATGCTGATGCCGAGCTACCCCGCGCTGCTGGCCGTGCTGCTGCTGTTCGGCATCACCAACGCCGGTTTCGACGTGGCCATCAACGCGCAGGCCGCCACGGTAGAGGCCAATCATCACAAGCCGATCATCTCGTCGCTGCACGGTATGTTCAGCCTCGGCGGCATGGTGGGTGCGGCGGTGGGCGGCGTGCTGCTGGAACTGGGCGTGCCGCCGGCCGTGCACTGCGGCGGCATGGCGCTCGTCACCATGGCGGCTGCCTTGTGTGCCGGACCGTTCATGCTGCCCGACCACGTGCATGCCGAAGGCGAACCCGCGCATCCGACCACGGGCCGCACGCTGTTCCTGCTCGGCGTGCTGGCCTTCTTGGGGCTGGTGGGCGAAGGCGCGATGTACGACTGGACGACCGTGTACATGCGCGAGATCGCTCAATCTCCGGAAGCTGTTGCCAGCGCGGGGTACGCTGCATTTTCGGGCGGGATGGCGCTCGCGCGTTTCGGTGGCGATTTCGCACGCGGGCGCTGGGGCAATATGCGCGTGCTTGGCGGCAGTGGCGTGCTGGCAACGGGCGGAATCCTGCTTGCTCTGCTGTGGCCCGCGCCGATTGCTGTCCTGACAGGTTTTGCGCTGATGGGCGTGGGCGCCGCCAACATGGTGCCGATCTTCTTCATCACCGCGTCGCGCCTGCCGGGTGTGCCGGCAGCCGAAGGCATTGCTACCGTGGCGCGCTTTGCCTACGTGGGCTTGCTGATCGGCCCGGTCATCATCGGGTTGATTGCGCATCGCTCCGACCTGCGCTGGGGGCTGTCGGTGGTGGCGCTCACCATGGCGTTGATTGCGGTGATGGGCCCGAGTGCGATCCGCCAGCCGGAACGTCACTGA
- a CDS encoding DUF1045 domain-containing protein — MEQALAPLPAVIPEAWRYALYLLPPEPWYGLGTRWLGRCARSNTAIPADQREAFVSEAGIDLATLDRWTEAPRQYGLHATFKPPFRLAGDRTVDELDAALRRFAQQQHAFTIEPALQTLRGFLAWRLRHGDPARDTLHAFADACVAEFDAFRAPPPPAELARRRRAGLSDAQERHLERWGYPYVFGTFTFHITLTGRLDHAEQLACYRALEASRVVLPAAMPIDHIALFSQAAPDAPFNVARVYRFDGSVEDFDAAQSALSA; from the coding sequence ATGGAGCAAGCGCTGGCACCTTTACCGGCAGTGATACCGGAAGCCTGGCGGTACGCGCTCTACCTGCTGCCGCCCGAGCCCTGGTACGGCCTGGGCACGCGCTGGCTCGGCCGCTGTGCGCGCTCCAACACCGCCATCCCCGCAGATCAGCGCGAGGCGTTTGTCAGCGAGGCCGGTATCGATCTCGCCACGCTTGACCGCTGGACCGAAGCGCCGCGCCAGTACGGCCTGCACGCCACGTTCAAGCCGCCTTTCCGCCTGGCAGGCGATCGCACGGTCGACGAGCTGGACGCTGCGCTGCGCCGCTTCGCGCAGCAGCAGCACGCCTTCACAATCGAGCCGGCCTTGCAGACGCTGCGCGGCTTTCTCGCTTGGCGGCTGCGTCATGGCGACCCTGCGCGCGACACGCTCCACGCGTTCGCCGATGCGTGCGTCGCCGAGTTCGATGCCTTCCGCGCACCGCCGCCGCCTGCCGAACTCGCGCGGCGCCGTCGCGCAGGCCTGTCGGATGCGCAGGAGCGCCATCTAGAGCGTTGGGGTTATCCGTATGTGTTTGGGACGTTCACGTTCCACATCACGCTGACCGGGCGGCTCGACCATGCCGAGCAGCTCGCGTGCTACCGCGCATTGGAAGCATCGCGCGTGGTGCTGCCGGCCGCCATGCCCATCGACCACATCGCGTTGTTTTCGCAGGCGGCGCCCGACGCGCCGTTCAACGTGGCACGTGTGTACCGGTTTGATGGGAGCGTCGAAGACTTCGACGCTGCGCAGAGCGCGCTCAGCGCTTGA
- a CDS encoding alpha-D-ribose 1-methylphosphonate 5-triphosphate diphosphatase, translating into MQSFSSSVGHVAGLISRRTLLPAGLAEAAVQFRDGQIAACDANPTRGMIDCGDLLVLPGIVDLHGDAFERAVMPRPGVAFPYETALADVDGQLLACGITTEFHGVTYSWEGGLRGRPYALRMLDTLDAMRPHLGAQHLMHLRFELHHAEGVADALAWMDAGRVHFLSFNDHLPGMRDKLGDARKLAQYADRAECDINTFLARLNAAAVNAPRLAEVTGTLARAAQQRGICMASHDEPDIATRNTFHAHGCTVTEFPLTDDVAQAARAHGGHIVFGAPNVVRGGSHHGAPDATAMVAAGLGTVLASDYYYPALLAAPFKLAERGVVPLARAWALVAANPAEAAGLRDRGTLATGLRADAIVVDDRRPGLPRVVAAVVGGRLRHAAGQLPLIG; encoded by the coding sequence ATGCAATCGTTTTCGTCTTCCGTCGGCCACGTGGCCGGCTTGATTTCGCGACGTACCTTGCTACCCGCAGGGCTGGCGGAAGCTGCCGTGCAATTTCGCGATGGGCAGATTGCCGCCTGTGACGCCAACCCGACGCGCGGCATGATCGACTGCGGCGACCTGCTCGTCCTGCCCGGCATCGTCGACCTGCACGGCGATGCCTTCGAACGCGCGGTCATGCCGCGCCCCGGCGTGGCCTTTCCCTACGAAACTGCCCTGGCCGACGTTGACGGCCAATTGCTGGCCTGCGGCATCACCACCGAATTCCACGGCGTGACCTACTCCTGGGAAGGCGGCTTGCGCGGCCGCCCCTACGCGCTGCGCATGCTGGACACCCTTGACGCCATGCGCCCGCACCTGGGAGCCCAGCACTTGATGCACCTGCGCTTCGAATTGCATCACGCTGAGGGGGTTGCCGATGCGCTCGCCTGGATGGACGCCGGCCGCGTGCACTTCCTGTCGTTCAACGATCACCTGCCCGGGATGCGCGACAAGTTGGGCGACGCGCGCAAGCTCGCACAATACGCCGATCGGGCCGAGTGCGACATCAACACGTTCCTCGCCCGTCTGAATGCCGCCGCAGTCAACGCCCCACGGCTCGCCGAGGTGACCGGCACGCTCGCGCGGGCAGCGCAGCAACGCGGCATCTGCATGGCATCGCACGACGAACCCGACATTGCCACGCGCAACACGTTTCACGCGCACGGCTGCACCGTCACCGAATTTCCGTTGACCGACGATGTTGCGCAGGCAGCGCGCGCGCATGGCGGACATATCGTCTTCGGGGCGCCCAACGTCGTGCGCGGCGGCAGCCATCACGGTGCACCCGATGCGACCGCCATGGTGGCCGCAGGCCTGGGCACCGTGCTGGCCTCCGACTATTACTACCCCGCACTGCTGGCCGCCCCGTTCAAGCTGGCCGAGCGCGGCGTGGTGCCGCTGGCCCGGGCCTGGGCGCTGGTGGCGGCCAACCCGGCCGAAGCCGCAGGGCTGAGGGATCGCGGCACGCTCGCAACAGGGCTGCGCGCCGATGCCATCGTGGTCGATGACCGCCGCCCGGGGCTGCCGCGCGTGGTGGCGGCCGTGGTGGGCGGACGACTGCGCCATGCCGCCGGGCAGTTGCCGCTGATCGGCTGA
- a CDS encoding sensor domain-containing protein has protein sequence MDATSAERPDRPEPDVIDQDSPRPLPLADDRYEALVRQMPDALYIVADDIIVFVNEAGVRLFGAQTARDIVGHELDEFVHDNSTHLARQRREWMVTHGAGLPPVEQTLLRCDGTPVEVEVLSAPVQLGWRTAIQVVARDITQRKQAEQALRESEANYRALAAETARAKELLRCEKTVLELSSRNVPLPDLLAEVCRLVEALLDDGAMCSVLLSGDGEHITQAVAPSLPFILSQLLVGIALGPSVGSCGTAMFLNKTVVVEDIDADPLWDGYRDIVAPLGLRACWSTPIRGDNAQMIGAMGIYYDTPRAPTRDAMGLLDGITDIIGVAVQKAHIARDLQESEERYRLAVDNLTEGIVVQAADGTILACNPSARRILRAGNVSPVGTSHLTLMRRSLREDGSEIPLNERPTRVVLATGRPLLGLTVGLELVDGDIVWVHENVLPIVRPGDDAPSAVLISFNDIGPARAAQQQLTFLAQRDALTGLYNRAYFSQRMQAVMEQAASQPNETRQVAVLFLDLDGFKKVNDTAGHEAGDHLLRIVAQRLSACVRQSDTLARLGGDEFVVLLDNVRSLGEAERLAKRIVHSIAQPFSTSGTEYYLGASIGIAVYPEHGNDAATLLRCADAAMYNAKQNGRNQHRVYTARLSQRAQRRFQLEYHLRRALTAGELSLRFQPIVDATSMDIVGAEVLLRWHSTELGEVSPAEFIPVAEDAGLIGDIGEWVLAQACRQAAHWRATCMPEFFVAVNLSPRQFGEGLVPTISRCLTEAGLPASALEMEITEGLLMRDTAAVMPMLDALTALGIRISIDDFGTGYSSLSYLQRFPIDNLKVDRSFVSGIPRHRDSVVISRAVVAMAASLDMTVTAEGVETLEQAEFLQAAGCDKLQGFLFGPPMTAAAYEARLRRDRSAQA, from the coding sequence ATGGACGCCACCTCTGCTGAGCGGCCTGACCGTCCTGAACCGGATGTGATCGATCAGGACAGCCCCAGGCCCTTACCGCTCGCTGATGACCGTTACGAGGCGCTCGTCCGGCAAATGCCGGATGCGCTGTACATCGTGGCGGACGACATTATCGTTTTCGTCAACGAGGCGGGCGTTCGGCTGTTTGGCGCGCAAACGGCGCGCGACATCGTCGGCCACGAGCTGGACGAGTTCGTCCACGACAATTCGACGCACCTCGCACGCCAGCGCCGGGAGTGGATGGTCACACACGGCGCAGGTTTGCCGCCCGTCGAGCAGACCTTGCTGCGCTGCGATGGCACGCCCGTGGAAGTCGAGGTGCTTTCGGCGCCGGTGCAGCTCGGCTGGCGCACCGCCATCCAGGTGGTGGCGCGCGACATCACGCAGCGCAAGCAGGCCGAACAGGCTCTGCGCGAATCCGAAGCCAATTACCGGGCACTGGCCGCCGAAACCGCACGCGCGAAGGAGTTGCTGCGCTGCGAAAAGACCGTGCTGGAACTCAGCTCGCGCAACGTGCCGCTCCCGGATTTGCTGGCCGAGGTGTGCCGCCTGGTGGAGGCGCTGCTTGATGACGGCGCGATGTGTTCCGTCCTGCTCAGTGGTGACGGCGAGCACATCACGCAGGCCGTGGCACCGTCGCTGCCTTTCATCCTCTCGCAGTTGCTGGTTGGGATCGCGCTCGGCCCTTCAGTTGGTTCGTGCGGGACGGCCATGTTCCTGAACAAGACCGTGGTGGTGGAAGACATCGACGCCGACCCGCTCTGGGATGGCTACCGCGACATCGTTGCGCCGCTGGGCCTGCGCGCATGCTGGTCGACGCCCATTCGCGGCGACAACGCGCAGATGATCGGCGCGATGGGCATCTACTACGACACCCCGCGTGCGCCCACGCGCGACGCCATGGGGCTGCTCGACGGCATTACCGACATCATCGGCGTGGCCGTGCAGAAAGCGCATATCGCCCGCGATCTGCAAGAGAGCGAAGAACGCTACCGGCTGGCCGTCGACAACCTGACCGAAGGCATCGTCGTGCAGGCAGCCGACGGCACCATCCTCGCGTGCAACCCAAGCGCACGCCGGATTCTTCGGGCGGGCAACGTGTCGCCCGTCGGCACCAGCCATCTGACGCTGATGCGCCGTTCGTTGCGCGAAGACGGCAGCGAGATCCCGCTCAATGAACGCCCAACGCGCGTGGTGTTGGCCACCGGCAGGCCGCTGCTCGGCTTGACCGTCGGCCTGGAGCTGGTGGATGGCGACATTGTGTGGGTGCACGAAAACGTGCTGCCCATCGTGCGTCCCGGCGACGACGCCCCGTCGGCCGTGCTCATCTCGTTCAACGATATTGGCCCCGCGCGTGCGGCCCAGCAGCAGCTCACGTTCCTCGCGCAGCGTGATGCGCTCACCGGCTTGTACAACCGCGCTTATTTCTCGCAGCGCATGCAGGCCGTGATGGAGCAGGCGGCCAGTCAGCCCAACGAGACGCGCCAGGTCGCTGTGCTGTTCCTGGATCTGGATGGCTTCAAGAAGGTGAATGACACGGCTGGCCATGAAGCCGGTGACCACCTGCTGCGCATCGTCGCGCAACGCCTGTCGGCCTGCGTGCGCCAGAGCGATACGCTGGCGCGCCTGGGCGGCGATGAATTCGTCGTGCTGCTGGATAACGTGCGCTCGTTGGGCGAGGCGGAGCGTCTGGCCAAGCGCATCGTCCATTCCATCGCGCAGCCGTTTTCGACGAGCGGCACGGAGTATTACCTGGGCGCATCCATCGGCATTGCGGTGTACCCGGAACACGGCAACGATGCCGCCACGCTGCTGCGCTGTGCGGATGCCGCCATGTACAACGCCAAGCAGAACGGCCGTAACCAGCATCGCGTGTACACCGCGCGCTTGTCGCAGCGTGCGCAGCGCCGCTTCCAGCTGGAATACCACCTGCGCCGCGCGCTGACAGCGGGCGAGCTGTCGCTGCGCTTCCAGCCCATCGTCGATGCCACCTCGATGGACATCGTCGGCGCTGAAGTGCTGCTGCGCTGGCACAGCACGGAGCTGGGCGAGGTGTCGCCCGCCGAGTTCATCCCCGTGGCGGAAGACGCCGGCCTCATCGGCGACATCGGCGAATGGGTGCTGGCGCAGGCGTGCCGTCAGGCCGCGCATTGGCGCGCCACCTGCATGCCGGAGTTCTTTGTCGCCGTGAACTTGTCGCCGCGCCAGTTTGGCGAGGGGCTGGTGCCGACCATTTCGCGCTGCCTGACCGAGGCCGGCTTGCCCGCCAGCGCGCTGGAAATGGAGATCACCGAAGGCTTGCTGATGCGCGACACCGCCGCCGTGATGCCGATGCTCGACGCGCTCACGGCGCTGGGCATTCGCATCTCGATCGATGATTTCGGCACGGGGTATTCGTCGCTGTCGTATCTGCAGCGCTTCCCGATCGACAACCTGAAAGTGGATCGCTCGTTCGTCTCGGGCATTCCGCGCCACCGCGATTCGGTGGTGATCTCGCGCGCCGTGGTCGCGATGGCTGCGTCGCTGGACATGACCGTTACGGCGGAAGGTGTCGAGACGCTGGAGCAGGCCGAGTTCCTGCAAGCCGCCGGGTGCGACAAGTTGCAAGGCTTCCTGTTCGGCCCCCCCATGACGGCCGCCGCCTACGAGGCCCGGCTGCGCCGCGATCGCTCGGCACAGGCTTAG
- a CDS encoding methyl-accepting chemotaxis protein codes for MKPFVWGRGPKASPDLVARIAEEAGRVGMGICEVSGNVEDVAVRLRRQADVFDQLRNAADVTMRGNHDIAVAARHAREVASHASEEVSGSRATVDASLRDIRELAVGVASMEQQIAALREALVQVAQAAEQISQIAKQTNLLAINAAIEAARAGESGRSFAVVAGAVKQLAGQTAEATQRIETTLADLSGQTDKLIGDSSANVARAQRVDAGTQAIGAVIGVAGEAIARFDVEATSIAESTAAIEDECASLAREVDAMAEGVKQSSHNIDNAQQQLSGLLGASETLIRLTASTGVQSADTPFIEAVQAAAGKISALFESALARGDITEGDLFDRTYAPVPNTDPPQHMTRFTAFTDRVLPPVQEPLLQLDPRVVFCAAVDTNGYLPTHNLKFSQPQGSDPAWNAANSRNRRLFTDRTGLGAARNTEAFLLQTYRRDMGNGTFAMMKDVSAPIYVKGRHWGGVRIGYKVAG; via the coding sequence GTGAAGCCATTCGTCTGGGGCCGCGGCCCGAAAGCCTCTCCCGACCTTGTAGCCCGCATTGCCGAAGAGGCCGGCCGCGTCGGCATGGGCATCTGCGAGGTCTCCGGCAACGTGGAAGACGTGGCCGTGCGGCTGCGCCGGCAGGCCGACGTGTTCGACCAGTTGCGCAACGCAGCCGATGTCACCATGCGCGGCAACCACGACATCGCCGTGGCCGCGCGGCATGCGCGCGAAGTCGCATCGCATGCCAGCGAAGAGGTGAGCGGCTCACGCGCAACGGTCGATGCATCGCTGCGCGACATTCGCGAGCTGGCCGTTGGCGTGGCGAGCATGGAGCAGCAGATTGCTGCACTGCGTGAAGCGCTGGTCCAGGTGGCGCAGGCGGCCGAGCAGATTTCGCAGATTGCCAAGCAGACCAATCTGCTGGCGATCAACGCGGCCATTGAAGCTGCACGCGCCGGCGAATCGGGCCGCAGCTTTGCCGTGGTGGCGGGCGCGGTGAAGCAGCTCGCGGGCCAGACCGCCGAAGCGACGCAGCGTATCGAAACCACCTTGGCGGATTTGTCCGGCCAGACCGACAAGCTGATCGGCGACAGCAGCGCCAACGTGGCGCGCGCCCAGCGCGTGGATGCCGGCACGCAGGCGATTGGCGCGGTGATCGGCGTGGCGGGCGAGGCGATCGCGCGCTTCGATGTCGAGGCGACGAGCATTGCGGAATCCACTGCCGCCATCGAAGACGAATGTGCGTCGCTCGCGCGTGAGGTGGATGCCATGGCCGAGGGCGTGAAGCAATCGAGCCACAACATCGACAACGCGCAGCAGCAGCTCTCGGGTTTGCTGGGCGCGTCGGAAACGTTGATCCGGTTGACGGCTTCAACCGGTGTGCAGAGTGCCGATACGCCGTTCATCGAAGCGGTGCAAGCGGCGGCCGGCAAGATCAGCGCGCTGTTTGAATCGGCGCTTGCGCGGGGTGATATCACCGAGGGCGATCTGTTCGACCGCACCTATGCGCCGGTCCCGAATACCGACCCGCCGCAGCACATGACGCGGTTTACGGCGTTCACGGATCGTGTGTTGCCTCCGGTGCAGGAGCCTTTGCTCCAGCTGGATCCGCGCGTGGTGTTTTGTGCGGCGGTCGATACCAATGGCTATCTGCCGACGCACAACCTGAAGTTCTCGCAGCCGCAGGGCAGCGACCCGGCCTGGAACGCTGCCAACAGCCGAAACCGCCGGTTGTTTACCGATCGCACGGGGCTGGGGGCGGCGCGTAATACCGAGGCATTCTTGTTGCAGACGTATCGTCGCGATATGGGGAACGGGACGTTCGCGATGATGAAGGATGTGTCGGCGCCGATTTACGTCAAGGGCCGGCACTGGGGTGGCGTGCGGATAGGTTACAAGGTGGCCGGTTAA
- a CDS encoding MFS transporter, with amino-acid sequence MSQTQALPANPTDPASRPLPSTELEVTYRKIAYRLVPFLVVLFILAWIDRVNVGFAKLSMLQDLQFSEAVYGLGAGIFFIGYFLFEVPSNLLLEKIGARKTLARITILWGLASMAMIYVKTPTSFYVMRFLLGIFEAGFFPGVVLYLTYWFPSAHRARINGLFMTSFAIAGVVGGPVAGFIMSRMEGVGHLANWQWLFLLEGIPSVLAGFAVLAWLPETPRQAKWLSAAEQDAVVRAVEVENRDPAKHASFGAALANARVWICAAIYFCVVSGNATIAFWTPSIIKELGVQGNFHIGLISAIPFIAGTIAMVWNGAHSDRTGERRMHCAIAAVIAAAGLVATGALLGSPALALISLTLAAIGILAAFPVFWSIPAVFLAGTAAAGGIALINSIGNLAGFVAPYMIGWLKTSTGHLSAGLYFVAALELGAAVLVILGTRKH; translated from the coding sequence ATGTCGCAAACCCAAGCCCTGCCGGCCAACCCGACCGACCCGGCCAGTCGCCCGCTTCCCAGCACCGAGCTGGAAGTTACCTATCGCAAGATTGCGTATCGCCTGGTGCCGTTCCTGGTGGTGCTGTTCATCCTCGCGTGGATCGACCGCGTCAATGTCGGCTTCGCCAAGCTGTCGATGCTGCAGGATCTGCAGTTCAGCGAAGCGGTATACGGCCTGGGCGCCGGCATCTTCTTCATCGGCTACTTCCTGTTTGAAGTGCCGAGCAACCTGCTGCTCGAAAAGATCGGCGCACGCAAGACGCTCGCGCGCATCACCATCCTGTGGGGCCTGGCCTCGATGGCGATGATCTACGTGAAGACGCCGACCTCGTTCTACGTGATGCGCTTTCTGCTGGGCATCTTTGAAGCGGGCTTCTTCCCGGGCGTGGTGCTGTACCTGACGTACTGGTTTCCCTCCGCACACCGTGCGCGCATCAACGGCCTGTTCATGACCTCGTTTGCGATTGCGGGCGTCGTGGGCGGCCCGGTCGCCGGCTTCATCATGAGCCGCATGGAAGGCGTGGGCCACCTCGCCAACTGGCAATGGCTGTTCCTGCTGGAGGGCATTCCGTCCGTGCTGGCCGGCTTTGCCGTGCTCGCGTGGCTGCCCGAAACGCCGCGCCAAGCCAAGTGGCTTTCCGCCGCCGAGCAAGACGCCGTCGTGCGCGCCGTTGAAGTGGAGAACCGCGACCCCGCCAAGCACGCCTCGTTTGGCGCCGCACTGGCCAACGCCCGCGTGTGGATCTGCGCGGCCATCTACTTCTGCGTGGTCAGTGGCAACGCCACCATCGCCTTCTGGACGCCTTCGATCATCAAAGAGCTTGGCGTGCAGGGCAATTTCCACATCGGCCTGATCTCGGCCATTCCGTTCATCGCCGGCACGATTGCGATGGTCTGGAACGGCGCGCATTCCGACCGCACCGGCGAGCGCCGCATGCACTGCGCCATTGCAGCCGTCATCGCAGCCGCCGGCCTGGTCGCAACAGGCGCACTGCTCGGCTCGCCGGCGCTCGCGCTGATCTCGCTCACCCTCGCCGCCATCGGCATCCTCGCCGCGTTCCCGGTGTTCTGGTCCATCCCGGCCGTGTTCCTGGCAGGCACCGCAGCCGCAGGCGGCATCGCCCTCATCAACTCCATCGGCAACCTGGCCGGCTTCGTCGCGCCGTACATGATCGGCTGGTTGAAGACCAGCACAGGCCACCTCTCTGCCGGCCTCTACTTCGTAGCCGCACTGGAGCTGGGCGCCGCCGTCCTGGTCATCCTGGGCACGCGCAAACACTAA